The DNA segment tatatgtatctcctttttattcgtatttgagaatgtccgactcgatttgcatatatttagagacattttatttgccgtgcattttactaacccctccctttattctctttttgaataacataaacactactccttagtattcagaTTGGattaagtctttctttttttaaattttttttcatatgcttactagagagtgacagtatCCGCAAataatggtttcagcccgtcttgacataaaacatagttctgcatcactcagggaattttgcgaaggcactcagggaaaacctggaaaactcagggaatttggaaatgtcaacttggtagacaccctgacagtGCGGTTTCAGGAAAGGTAGATCCACAACacatcaccttgtccgcatcaaGACAAATATATGTGATGCCTTTGTGCATAAAAATCTTTCGTTACATGTATTTTTAtatatggagaaagcatacgacaccaCTTGGCATTTTGAAGTTTTGGAATCCTTTGCGATCTGGCTGGAATGGGTGTTTGAGACAACTTGCTGACTGTGATTCAAAGTTGTCTCTTGGGCTGCACATTCTGCGTTCGAATTGGTAACGTCCTATCTCATCCATTTATGCAGGAgaccggtgtaccacaaggtggtgtgttgtaaaaatgaactctctccATACTGCCATACCTCGCACAaggttttattctgtgtatgtggATGATGTGCAAATTGGTTACAAATCTTCTATTCTTGCTATCTGCGAGCAACAGgtacagcttggcctaaacaaactGTGTTCATATGCTACTTGGACTGAAAGTGGCTACATCAGTCAGCTTCTGTTTCCTTCGTGCCATTACCTTGGTATTGCAACCAGGCTGCTTTGCATAGAAGCATTGGTTCCTTCCTCAGTGCTGCCAATTCTTTCGCTCATGGGCAAATGTGCTTCATGTGGATGCAACAAGAGATCAGAGAAAAATATGCACGTCCCACGCACTGTGTCAAACAGTGGATGCGTAGCTTCTCAATCAATACTGAGACCCTGTTGGCCTTGCGATGCATGTAGAATTGCAAGTGTAGGTGAATGTATGGAGGAGTATGAAACATAATACTTGACATTTAATGTGTCGGCACCCCTTGTGCAGACATGATCAGTTGCACCTCTTTATCGAGATGTTCGTAAATGTCCTTTGGGGTCACATCGAGTGATGTGAACACCGTTTTTAAACATATAAACCAGCGCCGCTGTGCAGGTGCCTTCTCTCGGAACTTCTTGCTAATGTCAAAGCTGTTCTTTGTGTTAGTGTTCTCTGTGCATCTCGGCTCTGTGACAGACTCCTCACTAGATCTACTCAGCGAGACACTGGCACCAAAACTGAGGAAAGTGGCAAAGCAGCTAGGTCCACATGCTACACGCAAGCGTCAGTAATGTGATAACATTATCAGAATTGGCCCGCACATGCCTTCGATTCCACTACTTGCACGTTCGGCCTGCATTACAAATTGCATTAAAATGCTTGCAAAAGCACGTACCGTACGCTGGTATCAGGATCAGCCCACAAAGTCACACGTTTGATTGTACTGCCTTTGGGACCAGCCCAGTCTTCAGCACATTGGAATCGGCCCAATTTACTTGCTGAGGCACATCACACCCCAAACCCCGATGAGGTAGGAAAAGGAAGACTGTGAAGCTGCATAGTCTTATGCCACATACGCTTATCTTTGTCCTAAATTATTACTGTGCAGCTCTGATGCAATTCTTCTAATGTTTCAGGTTGACCTTGACTCGAAGCTTGGAAAGACGTGTGTCATAACAAAAACAACACCAGCTTCTCAAGCTGGGGGGTACTACTGCAATGTCTGTGACTGTGTGGTCAAAGACTCCATCAACTTCCTGGACCACATCAATGGCAAAAAACGTAAGTGATGACCAGTTGCTAAAATGGTGTAATAGATACAACAGTGGGGCTATATCCTATATTTGTTGTTGAGGTAAACCACCCACATCTTCATTGAAGGACAAAATGTAAATTTCTCCACAATATTCTTGAAGAATCTTGTAGTGTTTGATGCCTTTCAATGCTCAAGACTGCCATGCTGCTAGCATTTCAGAACTGACACTGATGTGCCGGAACCTCTGCCCATGCTAGCTCCATGCCATGGTCATTGCCACATCAAACAGTCCAGAATTTAAGGATTAATATCTGAAAAATCTTGCACCAAAGTGGACTTAATAAGTGCCTAGTGTGCAAAAAACAGCAAATGGATATAACATCAGGAGAATGAGCAGCACATTTGCATTCATGTACAcccatgtttgtttgtttcaatGCTAGAACTTGGTATTTTTCCTACTTGGTTTCTTTCACCTCTTTAGGCAGGTGCACCTAAAGTGCTAATCACATTGCTAGTGAGCACTTCTCTCTGTTGGCAGTGCTAAACCCACGTTCACAGGATATTCTCATGTAACGGCATGTACTTGTCAGTGGCAACATAGTGTGTGTGGTCAAGCTGTCTCCATTGCATTTGCCAAATTCTTTCCATGTGAGTTAGCttctgcatttgttttattttcctctttATAGCAAATCTTAGAAGTATGCGtcaacccatttttttttttttgccttgatttGCTAAATGGCTGCTTTTAGCTTACACTTTGCATGTTCCCTACATTCCTTTAATTCCGCTGACGTGTGGAATTGCtacagtttttgtgaagctaaTTCTAACATGAAGTATCCTTTTATTTAATATCCACTTTTATTTAATATCTATTTGAATGACATTATACGTATTAATCCGAACGTTAAACATATCATTTATGCCGATGACACGACTATGCTTTTCTCAGCTGCATGTCCGAATGACTTAATTTCTGAAGCAAATAGCTCACTATCGCGTTTGAATGAGTGGTCAAGTGCTAATGCGTTAAAAATAAACACGGCCAAGACGAAAGCCATACTTTTCCGTCCGAGGAATAAGAGCGTTTTTATAAATACAGATATTTTGTTAGGCGATTCAAAAATAGAAATACTCCGCGCATTCAAAACTCTTGGCATTGTGTTCAACGAGAACTTAACGTGGGAAGACCACGTGGAACATGTTTCTAAGATTTCAAGTGTCGTAGGAGCTACGTACATTAATAAAGAGATACTGCCTGTGCAGGTCAAGGTTATTCTTGACCTGCACATTATCAGAATTATCACTCTCATATTAATTATGCACATTTAGTTTGGGGAACTACGGCTGTTACAAATTTACGTAAAATTCttacaatgcaaaaaagaatgTTGCGACATGTTCTCGGTGTTCCTCTAGATCATCCATCTCTGCCTTTGTTTGAAAAGTTGGAAATTATTAAAATTACTCACATGTATCCATACCGTCTGTGTTTAACATATAAAAAGgatataaaagaaaacataaacttTCTCTCAGCTTTAGCTTCTCTGTCAAAGAAAGCTCCTTTATACGATACACGTAGTAGGGAACTTTGGAACGTAGAGACGTGTAGAACTACCTATGGACAGCAAATGATGAAAAGAAAACTGCCAGAATTATTAAATTTTTGTCACAGACACGCTATACAACTAGAACATACATCAAAACAGCAATTAAAATTGTTCTTTTCTGCCTCAGTTGTATTTCCCTGAACATTGTTCTCGTTTGTATAATTGGTATGCATATCAAATTTCTGTTTGCCTTCTGACGTGCTTCCtgaactctttcttttttcattgtgaaaTCTAGTGATGAATGTTCGTGATATACCATTATGCAGATGTTAATAAGCCGTTGTTGCGTGTATGATGTTTACATACGTCTTCTAGCAGTGTCCTAAAAACGCAATGTCATTACTACAGTTACATGTTCACATGTTTGGGAATGTGCATATTTATACGCCACAAAGATGCTTGTAGTTATAGGTATTATTTTTTTACAATCAAAAAATGCTTTTATTTCTTGTCGATAGCTGAACTGTCTGCCTTTAtggaatgcgtttttttttctttgagggggcgggaactagtcaagctgtctgtttcagctttttttcccttACCTCCCCCATCACGttgatggaaaaaaaataaagattattattattattattattattattattattattattattattattattaagttgaCAACCACTGCAGCATTGACTCAAGCAGCCTTTTTCTGTCTGCTAACAGGTttatataaaaataaattatagTCGATAGCATAATTCTGCTTCTGCGCGTGCAATATATGGAATAGCGGAGTTAATTTGTACGACAAATTTCATCTGAAATTAGCTGACAGTATTgtatcattattttttattttggcaTGTTTCCACATCTCAATCTTCTATTGTCCAAGGCCATTTGGTTCTAAaatatttctgccatgttttGTGTCTCGACTTATTTTTCACCGCAGATCGTAATCCATCTGCCTCATTTCATTAAATTGAGTGGAACAGGACATGGTGTGAGTGAGAAATGTGACAGTAATGTTAGCAAAAGATGATAAATCTTAAGAGTGCTGCTCAAACAGTTCATTAGCTTGCTAGAGGAACCAACACAGCTAGCTTAAGTGTCGGTTTAATTGGGGAGGCACGAGTGTGGTCTTTGCTCTCTCAAATGAGCAGATGCATAGACGATATGGATGCTGATTGTAACAATGCATATTATGACCTTAAAGTACTTCATAAAGTGGAATGACCTAGGAGTATCATAGGCTGCAACTATGCACTATTAGCATATGATctaaacaatatttttttctaactttGAAAGTATAATTGCAGTTTACTGGGCAAGTTGTACATGTATGTCTGCCTGAGGTAACTAAAGGCATAACTGTAATGTTGTTAGAAGTTTTgtgttgaaaaaaataaaaggggcTGTACAAGTAACTAGTACAGTTGAAAAGTGCTGTAATTTAAGTACTGCTATGTCCGAGATAGAAACTACATTTTGCACAGACTGACTGGGGAACATGTACAGTGTTGTATTGGTGAGAATATGCTTGTCTGCATCATTGGTGTGTCATTTGCAGACCAGCGTAACCTGGGCATGTCCATGCGTGTTGAGCGCTCAACCCTGGATCAGGTCAAGCAGAGGTTTGAGGTCAACAAAAAGAAACTCGAAGAGAAGAAGAAAGACTACGACTTTGAGCAGCGTATGCAAGAGCTTCGAGAAGAGGTAGAGAGACCTATTATACCACTTTTCAGGTGCCTGTTTAAGGATTGCAGTGGTCTTAGGTATCAATGGCCATTGAAGTTGAGCATGTGACGAGGTTTACTTTGTTCTAAAGAGCCATTAAAGGAGTGTGGACACAAAATTCCCACGGTTGTAAGGGCTGTAGCGTATTCTTGTTAGGTATACTACAAGTATTGCACGCACGAAACATGACAGATGAAAAATTGACATTTCAGTATTGAAATTACAAACTTGAGCTGAGTGACAATGGCAGCTTTATCATAATTTACGTCATTGTAGCCAAACATCAGATCATTCGCGAATGCAAAAAGTTGGGGAACTGCTCATGCTGGTACTTCGAGAAAATATGTGAAAGTATAACTGTCCCTGTTGGATGCTTTGTGTACTATGATTcatttgtttgtgtgttttatagTAGTACCTTCCAGGCCTGTTGATCAGTACTCATTTGTCTGACATGATTATTGTCTATGTTAGGCCTGCCCATTATGGTTCATTCCTAAGCAACGATTGTGGTGCATCGAACCACCGACTCCTACGTGAGCCATGTGCCAGTACAGAAAGACATATTTTGAAGTAGATGCATTGTTTTATTTGATTTGCTGTACAGCCACTAAGACTTTGCACCATAGCAACAAACTTACACATTATTTCACTCACCAGGCTCTGACCGACCAGTGAGTCAGAACTCCATATTCTAGAACTTCCCTCCACTCAATACTCCTTGACTCAAGAAAGTTAATGGCAGTGGTGCCCCTTGACAAAAGTGGTCACTGTACTTTCTATGACACCCCACGTCGATTCTTAAGAAGTGTAGAGGCCTCTGGTTGAATGGTGGCACTGTACTCAACTCATTGGAGAGAAGGGACAACTTCAGGTCAAGGATTGTTTGAGAATACAGGGGTGAATAAACTGAGATGAGGCCAAGTGAAGTTCGAGTCTGAGTGAATCGAGCTGAGCCCGAAAGGTGTGATAATGCCCAACTCTGGATTGGGTTAAGCAGAGGTTCGAGGTCAACAAAATGTGTCTGAGTGGATCGAGGCTAGTATGATTAGGTGTGAATCTGAGCCTGTGTGAGTGTGTGTAGACTGTGTGAGTGGCCTGTGTGAGTCGAGGCGACTCTGACCGACTGTGAGTCTCTGAGTTTAACACTCCCGAATCACATGTGATCACAAAACTACATGTGAGGATGACTTCACATAATTTTCAGCGAATCTAACAGTGCATCCACGAGCGGTGTTAATTAAAAACAGTGATCCTGAATTAGTAGATGTGAACAGTGGACTTTTgtccaaaataataataataaataaataaaatcacaaTTATAAGGTGCCAGGACATAAAGTGAATTGGGCAAGTCTACCTTTGTGAAATATGAGTTAGGTGTCTGTAGCTTGTAATCTGGTTGGTATTGAGTTTGCTCATTGAGCTTAAGTACAACTTCTTCTGAGGCTAAAATTCATAGGTTGGCATACTCAAGAGTACACTCGCTCATACTCAACACCTTAGCAGTGTAAACAAAGAAGGATATTAGTAGAAACAGCAGTGCAAGTGAGTGAGAGGACATGAATACGAATGTGATTGACTGTCAGTGAATGTGAGCAAATTCAAATATGAATGCGAGTGGctcatacagtagaacctcattgatacgatcCCATTTCATACAATTTCCCATCGCCAACGTTCATAATCGAGAACATAAAAAGTGACCTAATTCAATCATGCTTCTTTTACTGGTTAATACGTTCCTGAAAAACTTGACCTTTTGGCATCAACGCTGAGTACATTGCCAAACTGCAGTCGTATGGTATGTTTTCTGGCCGCAAAACGTTACGGGTACGTGTGATCGAGAGAAGTAGGCGCCCGCCACAGCAGCTTCTCCACAGCACTCGTCTGCCTGTGTCACATGAAAATGCCAGCATGCACTGTTTTCTCTTCTGGTGCCAGCAGATCTTCTCATGGGTCATCGCATGTTGCATCTGCAGCTGGCGCCGCCAACCTTGTCTTTTTACTGAATGTATGGATGAGGTTATACTGTACATGCAAATACAAGAGCAAGTGAGTGTAAAGGGATGGTGTGAATATGTTCCAGTGGAAGTCGGAGCAAGCGTGAATGTCGATCAGTGCGAGTACACATGATGAGAACAATGGTGCTTTGCATGAATAGATGTGAATGTAGCCCTTGTGAGTGCCTATGGCAGCTGGTTGCGAATGATGGCTCGACTGCTCCGAACTCATTTGTGAATCTAAGTGCATGAGTGCTGTTGAGTTAGAGCCCAGATGAGCAGAATCTTGGCGAGCGCGGCTCTGTAGAAATTTGGCGAGTTTGAGTGAGCCCAGCTAAGTAGAATTCTGTTTAGTCTGAGTGAGCTCGGCTGAGTGGAATTTTTGGTGAATCTGAACCCTAGCGAGCCCTAAGCAAGAAATATATTTTGTCCGTGATTCTAAGCAAGTTCTGTTTATCTTACGGACCAAGGCTGTTAAACAGatctcagaagggtttgggtgcgagctagttggtacggatcattcatatttaaaacagcgcaaaaaacacggacaagggaggacacaggacaagcgctgactgccaacaacacctttattggagcctgcgcaaataaaggtcgtgttcactgcgcctaacaagttgggaaggttgcgcaaaaaaataaatgaaagccggagaacacctggaccgtgcaataagcaacatgtcgccaagcctgtacattgcagtaccaatgtagtgtattccattcccaccacttgcggctgcacttacatagggcaaacaggacgctgtATCAATGAACGTTTGCGCAAGCATGCtcactgtgtcaagattaagactggcagtaatctggctgttcatcGTGCCAAGTGTGGCTGTACTCCACTCCTTGACcacacacgtgtgttgaaaaggtacagcaatcagatggccagagaaatctttgaggcattttcaatgagtcagttaggagccacctgtgttagttccccttctaTTGCACTatgtgataaagaacttaagttccttagaagttaagcagtttggcctgtgtccaccatgttatggtttcttttatactgtttaatgtcattgacgcatgcgcagcagtagttgaccgacgatgactcgccttcccctccccttctttcactctctttatgcctgttgcaaattgtatatatttgcgcaggctccaataaaggtgttgttggcagtcagcgctcatcctgtgtccttccttgtccgtgttttttgcgctgttttaaatatgaaaacAGATCTCACGAAGACTGGCTTGCAAGTTTTATTTTTAGCTTAGGGCTGATTAAGACTGAAAATCACCGAATTCTAGTCATCAGTGCCTACTTAGACTCGgattcaccaaaattctactcaatttggctcacttgaacttggAATCAAAATTTTTACACAGCTGGGGTCACTTGGACTCGGATACACTAAAGTGCTACTCAGCTGGGCTTACTTGGACTCGTCTCTGTGTTCATAACGTTCCACCTCTTAACACTCCACCTTGACTTGATAAAGTGGATGGCAGGGCTGCCAAGTCTGCTGCCGCCGCACACAGGGCCAGGTACTGCACCCATAGGAGGCTGCGAGACAGTATCGCTAAGCGGGAAAATGCATTAACAAAGGGGACAAGAATAAACTGTTACCTTCATTTCTGTTCTCATCACTCTTATGCTGGTTTCTTATGTAAAATAATGTGGCACCCCAATAGGCCCAGCATTACATGCTACTAAATTTCAATTTACTTTTGGTAGTGATGTGCCTGAGAAGTGGCATTTGGCACTTGCCAAGAGCGTGCCTCTAGCTTAAGTTGTGCTATGTTTTCCACAACCCTGCATGTTTAGTAACCTTGTGAGAATTTTCAACTGTCAGTACCAACACAAGCTGATATATTGTGTTTACACATTGCAGCTGAACATAACTTAGGAACAAACTAGAAGGTATCTCCAGCCAGTTCTCGATTCTTCCTcctcgccacattagcctctgtCGCAGCTGTCTAGAGCTCTGTAGCCTTGTGCTGTAAAGAAAGTAATCGCACAGCAACTACTAGGTTTAAGATAtagtattcgaaaatatttggtTTGTAGGATCATGTTGCTTTGCTTGAGCTCCAGGACTATCTCTCGAACCTGCCCTTAAATATGCACGATTCTTCCTTCAGCAGCAGATTTACTATACCTGCCATTTCTTGCTAATTTTTATGTGAAGTTCACGAATTTGGGCTCATTCTTTAAGTATGTTGCATcaactattaaaaaaaaatttaaatatgtGGAAAGATGAGATGGTGCAAGATTGGGgggaaagaaaaagcagcagtGATATCTGTACCACCGTCTGTTGGTACAAGACAATTGTATACGGCAAGCATAGCTTTCTATATGCCTACACACTTTTCAGTGCCTGTGCAAAAGCCCCAGAGTGGCCATCTAACATGCTTTCTTTCTCACCAAGACTTGTTTGTCTGTAGGCCTGTGTAACAATGCTCAACTAAAAGAAAATATCCCACGACTGCAGGAAGAGAAGCTGCGAGAGTACCGCCGTGAAAAACGCAAGGAACGAAAGCGAAAGCACcaggagtccacggaggacgtcGACCCCGACATGGCTGCCACCATGGGCTTCTCGGGGTTTGGTTCGTCGAAGAAGTAATTGTGCACACGTACACttacaaaataaaaggaaaaaaattttaCTGCTCACATGTCCACTGATCTCTACAATGGGAACAATACCGAATGTGTACAAATCGCACGACAGTGCTCCGAGGTTGCAGGCTAACAGGTGAATGACTGAAGAGCCGTTAACAGAAGTGGTTAGGGTTGTTGGCTGTGGGAACAATGCAAACAACCTCTCGTCACATGATGCACTAACAGGACAGTCGGTGACGGCACGACGCTTGCCTAATCAGCTGCAGGATTTTCTTTTGGCTTCAGTAAAGTACTGACGGCCGAAGAGGTCACGTCCAGAATAGGATGCTCAGCGCCATGGCGATGCAGCATCCCGCAACCCACGGGCTTTTGCGCTCGCCTGCGGAACAAATTACCATTAGTATATCGCGTCGAATTCAAACTGCACTCATCAGACCTATTCGTGCGTACTAACCTATGCGGGCACACTTCCAGAACACACCAAGTAGCCTGTGCCGGTACAAATCAAAATAATAGTTTAGTTCTACTCGTTAGTATACCATAAGCAATTCCTAAGTGTAGGTCGTACCCTTCTTTATTCCTGTCTAGGAGGCTCGGGTAGATGGAACGAATATATGCGCAAGTGCATATTAGCAACAGTACCACTGTCAGCAGGCTTTGGAAGTTGAAGAGCGCAGACTGAAAAGAACATTGGTACGTCAGTAACGTCACagtaccaaaaagaaaaaaaaaaaaaacactccaacTCAGCGTTGCGCTCGCAACCTTACCATTGCATTCCAAAAAATTCCAGCAAGCTTCACTGACAAATTTTCTAAATTTCGCTGGACTTTTGACACTTCACCGTCAATGTCTACGGGGCGCGCTGCGTGTACCACATCTACACTTCACGCCTCGCATCTTACAGCTACGGCCGTTATTTGACTTGGCTCTTATTGACCTAGCACCGGCAGGTATTAAAACATTATAGCATTATACTAACTAAAATAACGTATTGAATTTACAAAATAGTTAGAAAATAAAGTAATGCAAGTATGTGTGCTACAGGCATTCTTAAATCATGCTTAAATCAGAGGAGACGTTCCTTGTAGGCGCCAATCAATCCACGAGCATCCATAGCATAATCCATCAGCAGTCCGAATATCAAAGGCAGACCTGCGGCGTAAAGCCAAGCAGCTTATGGGCATCGGATGCTTTCGGTTGTAGTGGTCGCTGGTTTGCGGCTTACATTTTGCGCTCAGTAGAGTAGCCCTCAGTGCAGTGACGTGTATCTTATCGGTGCGTGTTTCTCAAAAATCTTTACTGGCGAAGTTAATGGAGGCGCTCTGCTCATGACCTGACGGGAGCGGTCGACGGCGGTGCCACGGGCAGTGCTTATACGCGGCTTCAAAATGCAGCCAGATCCTCAGCGAACCCAGAGGCTACTGTCTGGGACTTCCTCAAGCGACTACGCTCGAGACGGGGAGTTGTTGCGCCCTATACCGGAGTTGACTGTGGGACCTAGCATACGCGCGCGAACGCATTATGACTACCCGCAGATAGCTCCTTCGCCTCGGGGAGATGGAGACCGGCCAACTCCTCCAAAGGAACCAGGTGAGTGACAGAAAGACCTTTGAGCTCTGCCGAGAAGTGAACTTCTCGTTGCACGTCCGCAACGCAAATGCAGTAGGAAAAATATGCGACCATTGGACGTTGctgcatcgctttttttttttttttttttgcattcattcTGACTCGTCTTCGTAATGAAAACGGTATCCCCATTCCAGAGCCCATCCAGCCGCACTCCGAAGTGGCCTTGCGATTAGGGAGGTACTGCTGAATACCATGCTATTATCTGCAACCACACGTGTGATTTAGTTCTAGGCGTGCATGGTTCACAAAACAAAGTCGCCTTGTGAGGTCACGCCTGAAATCAGAATTTTATTGCATTTCAGCATTCTTCTTGACAACTTGGTGGCGCAGCCATGCATAGTGCTGAGAAGACAATGCCAGGTGACATGGTCGCCACTATTGAACCTTTCACCGGTGAACTAAGTTTATTCATTTTTTATAAGTGCAGGTGCATAGGACTGCCAGCAAGTACCACTTGACACCATGGACGCTGTTTCCTATCATTGCGAGGTTGCAGCAGAGACAGGTAACGGTTGTGTTGCAAGTATTTCAGACATTATATTAGGCATGGCAGATTGGAAAACGGCGAAAAGCCGTGACTTGTTACTGTACCTTGTAACTGAGGTGGCGAAGTGACGATGTGGCCATATTGTGCTCTTATATCCATATGATACATGTGTGGTTAGGCGATCGTGATCATTTCAGAAGCAGTGGATGATTTGTCTTGCAGCACTTGACTGAGCTTGACATGGCTCACCAGGGCTCTTATGTGGAGTTGTGTTTGCCACAGACAAACAGTCTGTGGCAAACATTCACCTGTGAACAGTCATACGGACGCACTTCAATCCTTGTGGCAGAGTGCCAAGTGGAGCCAATTACGGGGCACTCCCCAAGGAGCGGTCTTGTCGCCACTCCTTTTCAACATTGCCATGATGCAGCTTCCACAACAATTGGCCCGGGTGGAAGGCATCCAACACGCACTTTACGCGGATGACATAACGATTTAGACTACCGAAGGGAGCATTGGGGAAATGGAGGACCGCCTCCATTGTCGATAGCTATGCTATCCACTGTGGTCTCCAATGCGCTCCTGCAAAATCGGAACTTCTTCACATTAAAACCAATCCCAAAGACAACGCGAGTTTGCGTCTCTTTCTGATGGGAGGTCCTATTAGAGAGGTCGAGGAGATCCGGATCCTGGTTCTGTTCATCCATCACAGACTCAGCCCGGAATTTACTATCGACA comes from the Dermacentor variabilis isolate Ectoservices chromosome 2, ASM5094787v1, whole genome shotgun sequence genome and includes:
- the LOC142571358 gene encoding zinc finger matrin-type protein 2 isoform X1 translates to MASLPRPADHRRKWDREEYEKLAEERLRLEDEDEEPLAPVKRDTLKPRDYKVDLDSKLGKTCVITKTTPASQAGGYYCNVCDCVVKDSINFLDHINGKKHQRNLGMSMRVERSTLDQVKQRFEVNKKKLEEKKKDYDFEQRMQELREEEEKLREYRREKRKERKRKHQESTEDVDPDMAATMGFSGFGSSKK
- the LOC142571358 gene encoding zinc finger matrin-type protein 2 isoform X2; translation: MASLPRPADHRRKWDREEYEKLAEERLRLEDEDEEPLAPVKRDTLKPRDYKVDLDSKLGKTCVITKTTPASQAGGYYCNVCDCVVKDSINFLDHINGKKHQRNLGMSMRVERSTLDQVKQRFEVNKKKLEEKKKDYDFEQRMQELREEACVTMLN
- the ksh gene encoding transmembrane protein 167A-like protein ksh produces the protein MSALFNFQSLLTVVLLLICTCAYIRSIYPSLLDRNKEGLLGVFWKCARIGERKSPWVAGCCIAMALSILFWT